The Brasilonema sennae CENA114 genome includes a region encoding these proteins:
- a CDS encoding CRR6 family NdhI maturation factor produces the protein MTITIPLNTDCINSLDLSPVVTEIEKLLQEGAMLQQGAAQGAMLQQGAAQGAMLQQGAAQGAIASYEQQLHFDIDYTLEPGDPRELSEIPEVRLWFIRLDTRYPWLPFLLDWKTGEFARYAAMLVPHQFSTKEGIQYNPEALEIFLMHKLFALNDWLQQQGIPSKSRLQSMAQLLGYELDDAFFEMF, from the coding sequence ATGACAATCACTATCCCACTCAACACCGACTGCATTAACTCCTTGGATCTGTCCCCCGTAGTCACAGAGATTGAAAAATTGCTGCAAGAGGGGGCGATGCTCCAGCAGGGAGCCGCGCAAGGCGCGATGCTCCAGCAGGGAGCCGCGCAAGGCGCGATGCTCCAGCAGGGAGCCGCGCAAGGCGCGATCGCATCCTACGAGCAGCAACTGCATTTTGATATCGACTATACTCTGGAACCAGGCGATCCACGGGAACTTTCAGAAATTCCAGAGGTGCGGCTCTGGTTTATCCGTTTAGATACTCGCTATCCTTGGTTACCATTTTTACTTGATTGGAAAACTGGCGAATTTGCCCGTTATGCAGCAATGCTTGTCCCGCACCAGTTCAGTACCAAAGAAGGAATTCAGTATAATCCTGAAGCTTTAGAAATCTTTTTAATGCACAAGCTGTTTGCTTTAAACGATTGGTTACAACAGCAGGGTATTCCTAGTAAATCTCGCCTCCAGTCGATGGCACAACTCCTAGGTTATGAGTTAGATGATGCCTTCTTTGAAATGTTTTAA
- a CDS encoding D-glycero-alpha-D-manno-heptose-1,7-bisphosphate 7-phosphatase has protein sequence MGKPAVFLDRDGVLNVEAGYIHQLEDLHLIPGVAKSLRQLNDQGIFCCLVSNQSGPARGYYPDSHVQALHQRLCRLLAQEAGAKLDALYYCPYLSPPEGGLDPAYTRWSTWRKPNTGMLVAAAWEHDLDLRHSFMVGDKATDVDMAHNAGCVGILVQTGFGDRVLVGDYQHHTKPDYIAKDLAVAVEWILQQL, from the coding sequence GTGGGTAAACCTGCTGTATTCCTAGACCGCGATGGAGTATTAAATGTTGAGGCTGGCTACATTCACCAACTTGAAGATTTACATTTAATTCCTGGGGTTGCCAAGTCCCTGCGCCAGCTCAATGACCAAGGTATTTTTTGCTGTCTAGTTTCAAATCAATCCGGACCTGCCAGAGGTTATTATCCAGATAGTCACGTACAAGCGTTACATCAGCGACTTTGCCGACTCTTGGCACAGGAGGCTGGAGCAAAATTAGACGCTTTGTATTATTGTCCCTACCTCAGCCCACCAGAAGGAGGACTTGATCCAGCGTACACCCGCTGGTCTACCTGGCGCAAACCCAATACAGGCATGTTGGTTGCTGCAGCCTGGGAACACGATTTGGATCTGAGGCACAGTTTTATGGTGGGGGACAAAGCAACTGATGTGGATATGGCACACAATGCTGGCTGTGTGGGTATTTTGGTGCAAACAGGTTTTGGCGATCGCGTTTTGGTGGGTGATTACCAGCACCACACAAAACCAGATTACATCGCCAAAGATTTAGCTGTAGCTGTTGAATGGATTTTACAGCAGTTATAG
- a CDS encoding glycosyltransferase family 9 protein, which translates to MRIVALVPGGIGDQILFFPTLDDLKHYYPNAQVDVVVEPRSKTAYRVSKSVHDVLAFDYKDRNSMADWGNLIGTIRDREYDVAIALGQSALVGVFLWLTGIPTRIGYKSKGSIFLTNSVPLKTEQYAACMYHDLLQGLGINSPTPELAVNVPVPDIDWATKEQQRLGIKETGYVLIHGGSSALAKTKGLDKVYPVANWRQIIQDFQQKQPEMPIVVIQGPEDGEFVSSLKQSVPNIKISSPDDIGKLTAMIAGANLMLCTDSAPMHLSVAVQTYTIALFGPTNPAKLLPTSDKFLAIKSSTGKMADISPQLVLEKIWGG; encoded by the coding sequence ATGCGAATAGTAGCCCTTGTCCCTGGCGGAATTGGCGACCAAATTCTGTTTTTCCCGACCTTAGATGACCTGAAGCACTATTACCCCAATGCTCAGGTAGATGTTGTTGTGGAACCCCGCTCAAAGACTGCTTACCGGGTGAGTAAGTCAGTCCATGATGTACTGGCGTTTGACTACAAAGACCGTAACAGTATGGCAGATTGGGGCAACTTGATAGGCACGATTCGCGATCGCGAGTACGATGTTGCCATAGCTTTAGGGCAAAGCGCTTTAGTGGGCGTTTTCCTGTGGCTGACTGGAATCCCCACGCGAATTGGCTACAAGAGCAAAGGATCTATTTTTCTCACCAATTCAGTTCCTTTGAAAACAGAACAGTATGCTGCTTGCATGTATCATGACTTGCTGCAAGGGTTAGGTATTAACTCCCCAACTCCCGAGTTAGCAGTTAATGTACCAGTACCAGATATTGACTGGGCAACTAAGGAGCAACAGCGCCTGGGGATTAAGGAAACTGGCTACGTTTTAATTCACGGTGGTTCTAGCGCACTTGCCAAAACCAAAGGTCTGGATAAAGTTTACCCTGTGGCAAATTGGCGGCAGATTATTCAAGACTTCCAACAAAAGCAGCCAGAAATGCCCATAGTAGTCATCCAAGGACCAGAGGATGGAGAATTTGTCAGCAGTCTCAAACAATCCGTACCCAATATCAAAATCAGTAGTCCTGATGATATTGGCAAATTGACAGCGATGATTGCTGGAGCAAATTTAATGCTGTGTACCGACAGCGCCCCGATGCACTTGAGTGTGGCGGTACAAACTTATACCATTGCCTTGTTTGGTCCGACAAACCCAGCAAAGTTGTTACCCACGAGTGATAAATTCCTCGCCATTAAATCTTCTACAGGTAAAATGGCAGATATCTCGCCTCAACTCGTGTTGGAGAAAATTTGGGGTGGGTAA
- the ispD gene encoding 2-C-methyl-D-erythritol 4-phosphate cytidylyltransferase encodes MHLLIPAAGTGRRMGSDRNKLLLVVGSKPIIAWTLLAAEAASLISWIGIISQPYDWQDFQTILTQLKLSKPVELIQGGSTRQESVYNGLQALSHSAKEVLIHDGARCLATPDLFNSCAQAIRDCPGLIAAVPVKDTIKVVDENGIIQSTPDRRQLWAAQTPQGFDVKLLKQCHAEGVRQGWEVTDDAALFEKCGFPVRVIEGEETNLKLTTPQDLAIAEFILKTRLGEE; translated from the coding sequence GTGCATTTATTAATTCCAGCCGCTGGAACCGGAAGAAGAATGGGAAGTGACCGCAATAAACTCCTACTTGTGGTGGGCTCTAAGCCTATTATCGCGTGGACCCTTCTGGCTGCTGAAGCGGCTAGTCTTATCAGTTGGATAGGCATTATCTCCCAACCTTATGATTGGCAAGATTTTCAGACGATTCTTACTCAATTAAAGCTCTCTAAGCCAGTAGAATTGATTCAAGGAGGTTCTACGCGTCAAGAATCGGTTTACAATGGACTACAGGCGTTATCGCACTCCGCTAAGGAAGTCTTGATTCATGATGGAGCTAGATGCCTCGCCACACCAGATTTGTTCAACTCTTGTGCTCAAGCAATTCGAGACTGTCCTGGTTTGATTGCTGCTGTCCCGGTTAAAGACACGATTAAAGTCGTAGATGAAAATGGCATTATTCAAAGCACGCCTGACCGACGGCAATTATGGGCAGCCCAAACTCCCCAAGGATTTGATGTTAAGTTGCTCAAGCAGTGTCACGCCGAAGGTGTCCGTCAAGGGTGGGAAGTGACAGATGATGCTGCTTTGTTTGAAAAGTGCGGCTTTCCTGTGCGAGTTATCGAAGGAGAGGAGACGAATTTGAAGCTAACAACTCCACAAGATTTGGCGATCGCTGAATTTATTCTAAAAACCAGGCTGGGTGAAGAGTAA
- the scpB gene encoding SMC-Scp complex subunit ScpB, with amino-acid sequence MNAATKIEAILYLKGKPLSISEITEYAACDRATAEEGIIELIDEYARRDSALEVVETPNGYSLQLRSDFHDLVQTLIPVELGVGALRTLAGIALNSPILQSDLINLRGSGAYQHVQELVELGFVRKRRDSESRSYSLQITSKFHQYFQIEQLPPLLSNGQEQKQLELELTAAESNSSSATVKQS; translated from the coding sequence ATAAATGCAGCGACCAAGATAGAAGCAATTCTCTATTTGAAGGGTAAGCCCCTGTCTATCAGTGAAATTACTGAGTATGCCGCTTGCGATCGCGCGACAGCAGAGGAAGGCATCATAGAACTCATTGATGAGTATGCCCGCCGAGATAGTGCTCTAGAAGTTGTTGAAACTCCAAATGGTTATAGTTTGCAACTGCGCTCAGATTTTCATGACCTAGTGCAAACTCTGATTCCAGTAGAATTGGGCGTGGGAGCATTGCGGACTTTAGCAGGAATTGCTTTAAACAGTCCAATACTCCAAAGCGATTTGATTAACCTGCGCGGTTCTGGTGCATATCAACACGTTCAAGAACTCGTCGAACTTGGTTTTGTCAGAAAACGCCGAGACAGTGAATCTCGCTCGTATTCTTTACAAATCACCTCTAAATTTCACCAGTATTTCCAAATCGAGCAACTTCCGCCATTATTGTCCAACGGACAGGAGCAAAAACAACTAGAGCTAGAACTCACAGCAGCAGAATCCAACAGCAGTTCTGCTACTGTCAAACAATCCTAG
- a CDS encoding DUF760 domain-containing protein — translation MVFDPNFLNDYPEEHPNQLISDSFEEHPNHLLKYLQHQSPEVLARVAQSVSPEIKQIISQNVQGLVGMLPAENFNVQITTDRDNLAGLLASAMMTGYFLRQMEQRMQLDHLNNNP, via the coding sequence ATGGTGTTTGATCCTAACTTTTTGAATGACTACCCTGAGGAACATCCCAATCAGCTTATCTCTGATAGCTTTGAGGAACACCCCAACCACTTACTCAAGTATCTACAGCACCAGTCTCCTGAGGTTCTAGCCCGCGTCGCTCAGTCCGTCAGCCCCGAAATTAAACAAATCATTTCCCAAAATGTCCAAGGGCTAGTCGGTATGTTACCCGCTGAAAATTTTAACGTGCAAATTACAACAGATCGAGACAATCTGGCGGGTCTTTTAGCCTCGGCTATGATGACGGGTTATTTTCTTCGCCAAATGGAACAACGGATGCAGTTAGATCATTTGAATAACAATCCGTAA
- a CDS encoding HhoA/HhoB/HtrA family serine endopeptidase, which yields MIMKLSLSLKQLVIYLSLLTIGGGAGLFGSRYFIPQNTWFKELRNVTASSSSETPVSNPVQSQVGATIGDNMNFIASAVQKTGPAVVRINATRKVANPISDALKNPLLRRFFGEEEQPFPRERIERGTGSGFLLSENGQILTNAHVVADTDTVLVTLKDGRTFDGTVVGVDSITDVAVVKISASDLPTVRIGNSQNLIPGQWAIAIGNPLGLDNTVTIGIISATDRTSAQVGVPEKRVGFIQTDAAINPGNSGGPLLNAQGDVIGVNTAIRADAQGLGFAIPIETAARIANELFTKGRVQHPFLGIEMSDLSPAKKQQINQDKNLKIKENVGVAITGVLEKSPAQRAGLLPEDMIQKVNGKPVKTSAQVQKLVESSSVGKILEIEVNRNGEFKTFQVQLGTYPQK from the coding sequence ATGATTATGAAATTATCTTTATCTTTAAAGCAACTGGTTATTTATCTATCTTTATTGACTATCGGCGGCGGTGCAGGCTTGTTTGGTAGTCGCTACTTTATACCACAAAATACTTGGTTTAAAGAGTTAAGAAATGTAACAGCGTCTTCATCCTCGGAAACCCCAGTTTCAAATCCTGTTCAAAGTCAAGTTGGGGCTACTATTGGCGATAACATGAATTTTATTGCTAGTGCTGTTCAAAAAACTGGACCAGCAGTCGTCCGAATTAATGCAACCCGCAAAGTGGCGAATCCTATTTCTGATGCTTTAAAGAATCCTCTGTTGCGGCGGTTTTTTGGAGAAGAAGAGCAACCATTCCCCCGAGAACGAATAGAGCGTGGTACCGGTTCTGGGTTTCTTTTGAGTGAAAATGGACAAATACTAACTAATGCTCATGTGGTTGCAGATACTGACACAGTATTAGTAACCCTCAAAGATGGTCGGACTTTTGACGGTACGGTAGTGGGAGTTGATTCTATAACAGATGTTGCTGTTGTCAAAATTTCGGCTTCTGATCTGCCAACTGTAAGAATCGGTAATTCACAAAACTTAATACCCGGTCAATGGGCGATCGCCATTGGTAATCCTTTGGGCTTGGACAATACTGTGACAATCGGTATTATCAGCGCTACAGATCGCACGAGCGCTCAAGTTGGTGTTCCAGAAAAGCGAGTCGGTTTTATTCAGACAGATGCAGCTATTAACCCTGGGAACTCAGGGGGACCATTGTTAAACGCTCAAGGCGATGTTATTGGCGTAAACACTGCTATCCGCGCCGATGCTCAAGGGCTTGGTTTTGCCATCCCAATTGAAACAGCAGCCCGTATTGCTAACGAGCTTTTCACTAAAGGGCGTGTACAACATCCTTTCTTGGGGATTGAAATGTCAGATCTTTCTCCTGCCAAAAAACAACAGATTAATCAAGACAAAAATCTCAAGATTAAGGAGAATGTTGGTGTCGCAATTACAGGAGTTTTAGAAAAGTCTCCAGCACAACGAGCCGGACTCCTTCCTGAGGACATGATTCAAAAAGTCAACGGTAAGCCGGTGAAAACGTCTGCTCAAGTACAGAAACTAGTAGAGTCCAGTAGTGTAGGCAAGATTCTGGAAATTGAGGTCAACCGCAACGGGGAATTCAAAACATTTCAAGTACAGTTAGGAACCTATCCCCAGAAGTAG
- a CDS encoding peptidoglycan DD-metalloendopeptidase family protein, with product MTVCYRLLFLCISIVTSTLGLIHTSPYSALAQQTITGCQSSALERFGRHKIAPGETVESIAQRYNLTPATIIAMNPTLRNNKIAIGREIQIPPYNGIVVEVPPGQNWRQIAAKYKIRPDVLFEVNGCQKNSRFVFVPEVKRSPNRPITESVTPTSTPSKLAGYPLAEVVTVALPYGWQTNPTNGKVFFHSGVDLLAAKGTPVQAIADGTVAFASEQGTYGNLVIINHSGGLQSRYAHLENIKVDLGQQVNKGDIVATVGTTGTPTTNQPHLHFEVRSSSSLGWAAQDPRKYLQQ from the coding sequence ATGACTGTTTGCTATCGTTTGCTCTTTCTCTGTATTAGCATAGTCACCAGCACCCTTGGGCTTATACATACTAGCCCATACTCTGCACTTGCACAACAGACTATCACTGGTTGTCAGAGTTCAGCCCTTGAACGCTTCGGGCGACACAAAATTGCACCAGGAGAAACTGTGGAGAGTATAGCCCAGCGTTATAATCTTACACCAGCTACTATTATCGCCATGAATCCGACCTTAAGAAACAATAAAATTGCTATTGGTCGCGAAATTCAAATACCTCCCTACAATGGGATTGTTGTTGAAGTCCCTCCTGGTCAAAACTGGCGACAAATCGCAGCAAAATATAAAATCCGTCCTGATGTCTTATTTGAGGTGAATGGGTGTCAGAAAAATTCCAGATTTGTGTTTGTTCCAGAGGTAAAACGCTCACCCAATCGTCCCATAACTGAGTCTGTCACACCAACTTCTACTCCGAGTAAATTAGCTGGGTATCCATTAGCGGAAGTCGTAACCGTGGCTTTACCTTATGGCTGGCAGACTAATCCTACCAACGGTAAAGTTTTTTTTCATAGTGGTGTGGATTTGTTAGCAGCAAAAGGAACGCCTGTGCAAGCGATCGCTGATGGGACAGTCGCTTTTGCCAGTGAGCAAGGGACTTATGGTAATTTAGTCATTATCAATCACAGTGGGGGATTGCAAAGCCGCTACGCCCATCTTGAAAATATCAAAGTCGACCTTGGTCAACAAGTGAATAAAGGAGACATCGTCGCAACTGTGGGTACAACTGGAACACCTACCACAAACCAACCGCATCTCCATTTTGAAGTGCGTTCTAGCTCATCCCTAGGTTGGGCGGCTCAAGATCCTAGAAAATATTTACAGCAGTGA
- a CDS encoding GUN4 domain-containing protein, translating into MINKIKFFVILTISILCVLLPQIANAINYEQISEIAKKITVLIDGCNSGSGVIYQRQGNTYYVLTAKHIFDNSAVGCLAIAPDGTRYEINSNDVLVPIANVDLAVVSFNSNQDYNLATIGNSQQATSGKNVYVVGAPEPSIAIPKRTTLVVSGNIVGRQSSQEGYELIYNNATSRGMSGGAVLDAQGQLIGIHGQGDRVDKEKTGLNLAIPIETFLKAEIANIPKPISASTPLSSPEPQVEVNYSTLENQLKTLAWKEANDTTVKLMLQLVNRESEGWFTKESLAQLPCEDLKVIDSLWQKYSRYKPVFGEEQSKFGFSVQKTIFEEIVRQQGVRNANAFNLFAQALEWSGGWGEKNYESISYKLDARAGHLPALPGVLPLAQKSDQSIESLRTQAGEYATRGIIILFVGLPGGIMIIVPVLSYFIISIIRPKSDYDKWDDDNEKIVIIVVLVLVSSIVLCFSLLMCFHSNRLQNEATQKHNTLQKSIPTAGSKVLAGIEPLISSLERCEFSKFK; encoded by the coding sequence ATGATTAATAAAATAAAATTCTTTGTTATTCTGACTATCTCTATCCTCTGCGTCCTACTACCCCAGATTGCTAATGCTATCAATTACGAGCAAATCAGTGAAATAGCCAAAAAAATAACAGTTTTAATTGATGGCTGTAACTCTGGTTCTGGGGTAATTTATCAGCGTCAGGGCAATACTTACTACGTTCTCACAGCTAAACACATTTTTGATAATTCTGCTGTCGGATGTTTGGCGATCGCACCAGATGGAACGCGATATGAGATTAATAGCAATGACGTACTTGTTCCTATTGCAAATGTGGATTTAGCAGTAGTCAGCTTTAACAGCAACCAAGATTACAATCTAGCCACTATTGGCAATTCTCAACAAGCTACTTCTGGTAAAAATGTCTATGTCGTTGGTGCGCCAGAACCTAGTATAGCCATTCCCAAACGCACTACACTAGTAGTCTCTGGCAATATTGTTGGTAGGCAATCTTCTCAAGAAGGTTATGAATTAATTTACAATAACGCCACCAGTCGAGGTATGAGTGGTGGTGCGGTATTAGACGCGCAAGGACAATTGATTGGTATTCACGGACAAGGTGATCGAGTTGACAAAGAAAAGACAGGTTTAAATTTAGCAATTCCGATTGAGACTTTTTTAAAAGCTGAAATTGCCAATATTCCTAAGCCTATATCTGCTTCTACTCCTTTATCTTCCCCAGAACCACAAGTAGAAGTAAATTACAGTACCTTAGAAAACCAGTTAAAAACATTAGCTTGGAAAGAAGCTAACGATACTACAGTGAAGTTAATGCTTCAATTGGTAAATCGAGAATCTGAAGGTTGGTTTACTAAAGAAAGTCTTGCACAATTACCTTGTGAAGATTTAAAAGTTATAGATAGTCTTTGGCAGAAATATTCTAGATATAAGCCGGTTTTTGGAGAGGAACAGAGTAAGTTTGGTTTTAGTGTTCAAAAAACTATTTTTGAGGAAATTGTACGTCAACAAGGTGTTCGTAATGCCAACGCTTTTAATTTATTTGCTCAAGCACTTGAGTGGAGTGGTGGGTGGGGAGAAAAAAACTACGAATCTATTTCTTACAAATTAGATGCCCGAGCAGGACATCTTCCCGCTCTACCTGGGGTTTTACCTTTAGCACAAAAATCTGATCAGTCTATTGAGTCTTTACGTACTCAAGCAGGTGAGTATGCTACAAGGGGAATTATTATTTTGTTTGTTGGTTTACCTGGTGGGATTATGATAATTGTCCCTGTTTTGAGTTATTTCATTATTTCTATCATTCGTCCTAAATCTGATTACGATAAATGGGATGATGATAACGAGAAAATCGTAATTATTGTTGTATTAGTTTTAGTTAGTAGCATTGTATTATGTTTCTCATTACTGATGTGTTTTCATAGTAATCGTCTACAAAATGAAGCTACACAAAAACACAATACCCTACAAAAAAGTATTCCAACTGCTGGTTCTAAAGTTTTAGCGGGAATAGAACCTCTTATTTCTAGTTTAGAACGCTGCGAATTCTCAAAATTCAAGTAA
- a CDS encoding COP23 domain-containing protein yields MEQKGRWVTIAKRGEATSSKPIFSWQTKEFDEWTPERRCYHVSGKLTTIVAKNGGRLNGLNLTFGKVDSGETVICVINAAQKDCDRQNLILTLNKVNAKNPSLVLAQITNFAQGKRSDNTVNEKGRVTQFVSLEALVNRYFDKNNGF; encoded by the coding sequence GTGGAACAAAAAGGTAGATGGGTAACTATTGCTAAAAGAGGAGAAGCTACTTCCAGTAAACCTATTTTTAGCTGGCAAACAAAAGAATTTGATGAGTGGACTCCAGAGAGACGCTGCTATCACGTTTCAGGAAAACTGACAACAATAGTGGCAAAGAATGGAGGCAGATTAAATGGTTTAAATTTAACTTTTGGTAAAGTAGATTCTGGTGAGACTGTCATTTGTGTTATTAATGCAGCTCAGAAAGACTGCGATCGCCAAAATCTTATTTTGACTCTGAATAAGGTAAATGCGAAAAACCCCAGTTTGGTCTTAGCGCAAATAACTAATTTTGCTCAAGGAAAGAGATCTGACAATACTGTCAATGAGAAAGGAAGAGTGACACAATTCGTTTCTTTAGAAGCCTTGGTTAATCGCTATTTTGATAAAAACAATGGTTTTTAA
- a CDS encoding serine/threonine-protein kinase → MNIIGNTLGGHYQVLYCLGKGGFGETYVAKDTHLPDKPLRVVKRLQPQFSDPDQLVIAQRLFDTEAQTLYKLGNHEQIPQLFAHFQEDQDFFLVQEYIDGSDLSNEIYSGKQLSESEVIELLREVLKILRVIHQQGVIHRDIKPSNLMRRASDGKIIMIDFGAIKQVSSQTTNTQGQGITTIPLGTLGYTPSEQLAGNPQFCSDIYALGIIGIKALTGLAAKNLPRDSNSSEIIWREKASVSPELAAILDKMVRQNFHDRYQSADEVLKVLSATIPVSSPLNNATNAGKLKNLRFHLLVGFLTVGFLATVVGILFIFPLVQIQLEKNPDSPTPTVTW, encoded by the coding sequence ATGAATATTATAGGGAATACTCTAGGAGGACACTATCAAGTTCTCTATTGCTTAGGCAAAGGAGGTTTTGGCGAAACTTATGTCGCAAAAGATACCCATCTCCCTGATAAGCCTTTGCGAGTTGTTAAAAGACTCCAACCTCAGTTTTCAGATCCCGATCAGTTGGTAATAGCACAACGTCTGTTTGATACTGAAGCGCAAACTCTCTATAAGTTAGGGAATCACGAACAAATTCCTCAACTGTTTGCTCACTTTCAAGAAGACCAAGATTTTTTTCTGGTTCAAGAGTATATTGACGGTTCGGATTTAAGCAACGAAATTTACTCTGGGAAGCAATTGAGCGAGTCTGAAGTCATCGAATTATTGCGGGAAGTTCTGAAAATTTTGAGAGTAATCCACCAACAAGGAGTAATCCATCGAGACATTAAACCCTCAAATTTAATGCGACGTGCTTCAGATGGCAAGATTATCATGATTGATTTTGGTGCGATCAAACAAGTCAGTTCCCAGACTACAAATACTCAAGGACAAGGAATAACAACAATTCCTCTTGGAACTCTTGGTTATACGCCCAGCGAACAATTAGCAGGAAATCCACAATTTTGTAGTGATATCTATGCCTTGGGCATTATAGGAATAAAAGCCTTGACAGGATTAGCTGCCAAAAATTTACCACGAGATTCCAATAGTTCAGAAATAATTTGGCGAGAAAAAGCCTCAGTTAGTCCTGAGTTAGCTGCTATTCTAGATAAAATGGTTCGCCAAAATTTTCATGATCGTTATCAGTCAGCAGATGAAGTATTGAAAGTTCTCTCTGCTACAATTCCCGTCAGTTCTCCATTAAATAATGCCACTAATGCAGGAAAGCTTAAAAATTTGAGATTTCATCTTTTGGTAGGTTTTTTAACTGTGGGATTTTTAGCTACTGTTGTAGGCATTTTATTTATCTTTCCACTTGTACAAATACAATTAGAAAAAAATCCAGATTCGCCTACACCTACTGTGACATGGTAA
- a CDS encoding cysteine hydrolase family protein gives MNDMTKTQLPIPPHFNPEEVGYVWRVPYQQRAEQAREWANKYNIKPSSEDITRICLLLIDVQNTFCIPEFELFVGGKSGTGAVDDNVRLCEFVYGNFGVITKIIPTMDTHTAMQIFHPIFWVNAAGEHPTPSATNITPADIEKGVWKVNLGVAASLGYNYEFLEKHAYHYVKQLSQDGKYPLTVWPYHSMLGGIGHALVSAVEEAVFFHSIARQTQTQFEIKGNHPLTENYSVLRPEVLQSFDQRHIGQKNTHLIQQLLDFDCVIIAGQAKSHCVAWTVDDLLTEIQQIDSNLAKKVYLLEDCTSPVVVPGVVDYSEAADAAFERFAASGMHLVQSTQSILSWFEE, from the coding sequence ATGAACGACATGACAAAAACCCAACTACCTATTCCCCCGCATTTCAACCCCGAAGAAGTCGGCTATGTCTGGCGCGTACCTTACCAACAACGTGCAGAACAAGCGAGAGAATGGGCAAATAAATATAATATTAAACCATCTTCAGAAGATATAACACGCATTTGTTTACTTCTAATTGATGTACAAAACACATTTTGCATTCCGGAGTTTGAATTATTTGTAGGTGGTAAATCTGGAACAGGTGCGGTAGATGATAACGTCCGCTTGTGTGAGTTTGTCTATGGCAATTTCGGAGTCATTACTAAAATTATCCCGACTATGGATACTCATACAGCAATGCAAATTTTTCATCCCATTTTTTGGGTAAATGCTGCAGGTGAACACCCAACTCCTTCTGCTACCAATATTACACCAGCAGATATTGAAAAAGGAGTTTGGAAAGTGAACTTAGGAGTAGCCGCGAGTCTTGGATACAACTATGAATTTTTAGAAAAACACGCTTATCACTACGTTAAGCAGCTGAGTCAAGATGGCAAATATCCTTTAACTGTGTGGCCTTATCATTCTATGCTAGGTGGTATCGGTCATGCATTAGTTTCTGCTGTAGAAGAAGCAGTATTTTTCCACAGCATTGCTCGTCAGACTCAGACACAATTTGAAATCAAAGGTAATCACCCTTTAACAGAAAATTATTCTGTATTACGTCCAGAAGTTTTGCAAAGTTTTGATCAACGTCATATTGGACAAAAGAATACGCACTTAATTCAACAATTATTAGATTTTGATTGTGTGATAATCGCAGGACAAGCAAAAAGTCACTGTGTTGCTTGGACAGTGGATGATTTACTAACAGAAATTCAACAGATAGATTCTAATTTAGCGAAAAAAGTTTATTTGCTGGAAGATTGTACTTCCCCTGTTGTTGTTCCTGGTGTTGTGGATTATTCGGAAGCTGCAGATGCTGCATTTGAGAGATTTGCAGCTTCTGGGATGCATCTGGTTCAATCCACTCAGTCTATTTTGAGTTGGTTTGAAGAATGA
- a CDS encoding isochorismatase family protein, with translation MDEKIRTALSSTGRKTLIVAGFATEVVVLHAVPEAMLQQGAAQGAIAAGYQVYVPVDACGGMSDRTEEAAFREIEAADGVTTSVVTLATGMAPDFTTELGKQMFAIS, from the coding sequence ATGGACGAGAAAATACGTACAGCTTTGTCTTCAACCGGACGCAAAACTCTGATCGTTGCCGGTTTTGCGACAGAAGTGGTGGTACTCCATGCGGTACCGGAAGCGATGCTCCAGCAGGGAGCCGCCCAAGGGGCGATCGCTGCTGGCTATCAGGTGTATGTTCCCGTAGACGCATGTGGCGGGATGTCGGATCGAACCGAAGAGGCAGCCTTCCGAGAGATCGAGGCTGCAGATGGAGTTACCACTTCTGTGGTGACTTTAGCCACAGGAATGGCTCCTGACTTTACGACTGAGTTAGGCAAACAGATGTTTGCTATTAGCTGA